The Arabidopsis thaliana chromosome 5, partial sequence genomic interval tatatataattaaaaatcatatcttttattgtgtatataaatttctttcaagattgccaaaaaataaaattgtttcaCCTTCCAAAAAGACGAGCCACGTCCATGAATTGTTCCCGAACCATTGACTGTTAAACCGATTATTTCCTTAAAACTAACCCATCTAAATAACTTATAGTCCGACCAAGCTGCTTTATTTATAGGTGCAACAATCTTTCCGTCAAACTGCATAAATGAATACATATACACCTTTATTAATCAGATAATTTGCacataaaattgtaaaaagatttataaaaatatcgATAATTACCTTAACTTGTACGGAAGGAGATTTACAAGGGCCTTGGAAAGTAAGAGGTTGTagtaaaaatgttttgtttgatggAATAATGAATGTTTTTGAATTCCCACCACTACCACACATAGCGCTCCATGCTTTCACAAAAgcctatttattttatcaaaaaatcaaatgtattAGAATTCTTAATAACTCAAATTTTGTGACAAAACGTATGACTACGTTGtaggaaaatgaaaaacctAATAATAGTTATGTATACTCAAAGGCTGTATGATATTATAttggtttgaatttttttttgaaaacttacaaaattcagatattttcataatataaaacaagataaaattTTGCAATATAATACCTTTGAATCATCGGTAATACCATTTCCATCGGCACCAAATTCAAGCACATCATAGATTTGGCCGTTTACAAGAATAGAATGCAGTAAAGTCAACAAGAACACACCACGTAGTATGATTTCCTACAACATACAAAATCAatgttagaaagaaagaaaacatactaacttttataaaaaactTTACTAACTTCTTATCATTGTGTGATGATGATCAGATGTAACTCTTACCATTGTGTGATGATGATCAGATGTAATGTAgtgtatatgtatgtgatgTTGATCACTTAAATATACACATACAAAATCATGGGTATATCTTATTAAAACATGTTCATGGatatagttttaaactttACATATTTTATGCCTAAAATCATTAGTTATTATGGATATTATTTCGCATATAAGTGatataatctctcttttatataagatttagaaataaataaaatagaatttgaagaaatagtaaacaaatacaagttaaaatagaaatgaaaatacTTGAATATAAGGGGGTACTaagtaaaaaacattttggaaaactcaaaaatagaattaaattTGGATATTGTGATCTCATTGCATTATTAACTTATATTTAACAAATACGAGTAATATTCTGTGTAACTACACAGCCATTGACATTGAAAACTAAAATGCTTTTCTAATTATTTGGTAGTGTGATTtgcaatatatatagacagtAACTTGAACTAAAATCTGATATGATGAACTTATTAATATAATGTATTAATCGGTTTGATGTAcgataaaatgttttaaattatcCACTAGTAGGGTTGCATACATGGTACATTCAATATAACCCTTTCAACGACAAGAACAAGCACTAGGTTTCTGATTTTAAGCTCTAAACTatgtgatttaatttatttgtttgaaaaaaataaagtgtGCTAGAATATGGGATCATGATCATTTCCATTCTGAAAATTAACGatgtacatttttttttaaaagatagtgtatattaattagtttgttatagttttgaccaaaaaattaaaataaaattatcagttagttaaatttaaaatccaatctgaaaaagatatatatgtaacaaaatttgtttttttaaaaaacactCTCTGcgtctggaaaaaaaaaaaaagattaaaaaccaATAAAGAAAGTTTCGGAACTAATTAGGGCTTCCTTTTGCTTACATGAAATATACCGTCGCAAGTCATCTAGCACTCTGCTTCGTAAGTTTCGTCTTATCTGTTCTAGAGAAAAGGTCTTACCATTCCAGAAGAAGTTTATGAAGACAAGATCAGTAAATTGTCCGACGACTTGCTTGTGCAGATTCTATTGCTTGTCTCCACAAAAGATGCAGTGGCCACCACGGTTTTGTCAAAACGCTGGCGTTTCATATGGACAATGATGCCTAGACTTGAGTACAAAGATGATAAGAAAAGCAAACAGAGTATTTGGTTGTTTCTTGACCAGTCACTGCAACTCCACAAGGCACCTGTGCTACACAGCTTGTGTATCAAACTTGGTTCACAATGTCCTGTTGATGTTGAAGTCGGCAAATGGGTTGCAAAGGCCGTTGATCGCTTTGTGCGTAAGCTAAAGTTTAAGCTTCTCTGGTCCGCAGATCCAATCAGCTTACCTAAGAGCCTTTACACATGTGAAACGCTAGTGAAACTGAAAATCTCCGACAAGGTTCTCACagattttccttcttctcccgCGTGCCTCCCATCCCTTAAAAAGCTCAACCTAATCAATGTGGTTTATAAAGACGATGCTTCTCTCATTAGGTTCTTATCAAGCTGCTCTGTTATTGAGAAACTACGAGTGGAACGAGAAGGGAATGACAATATCAAGAATTTCAATGTGATAGTGCCTTCTTTACATGACTTAACGTATACTGATTACAATGATATTTATAGTTATGTAGGAAACTCGGTCAGGTTCTTGGTTATAGATACTCCGGCAGTGAAGTACATTCACCTCACTAATTGTTCAAAACAGTATTGCTTGATCAAGAACATGCCTTGTCTTGATCGTGCATATATAAGTGTTCATACGTACGCTGATGACAAGTTGCCAAGATCTCTTTCGTCCGTCTTGTTTCTTGAGTTGGATTTGGCTGATGAAATGGTagctttctctatctcttgtGATCACATTTTTTGAACCtactaattatgttttttttttctatggcAGCTTTTGCGTTGTAGCGCTATCAACTTCTCTCGACTTACAGAGTTAATAATTTGTCCGGATGAATCAGACTGGTTGGAACCACTCATGCTTTTACTTGGAAAATCTCCAAAGCTAAAAAAACTTTCGGTTGATTATGTAGGTATCTTCCTCCTCTTTTAGTAAC includes:
- a CDS encoding Protein with RNI-like/FBD-like domain (Protein with RNI-like/FBD-like domains; CONTAINS InterPro DOMAIN/s: FBD (InterPro:IPR013596), FBD-like (InterPro:IPR006566); BEST Arabidopsis thaliana protein match is: F-box/RNI-like/FBD-like domains-containing protein (TAIR:AT1G05080.1); Has 667 Blast hits to 642 proteins in 30 species: Archae - 0; Bacteria - 2; Metazoa - 97; Fungi - 0; Plants - 567; Viruses - 0; Other Eukaryotes - 1 (source: NCBI BLink).) is translated as MMPRLEYKDDKKSKQSIWLFLDQSLQLHKAPVLHSLCIKLGSQCPVDVEVGKWVAKAVDRFVRKLKFKLLWSADPISLPKSLYTCETLVKLKISDKVLTDFPSSPACLPSLKKLNLINVVYKDDASLIRFLVIDTPAVKYIHLTNCSKQYCLIKNMPCLDRAYISVHTYADDKLPRSLSSVLFLELDLADEMLLRCSAINFSRLTELIICPDESDWLEPLMLLLGKSPKLKKLSVDYGPTENPEDLPLSWNEPSSVPGCLSSHLEIFEWVEKYGGRVEELGFVTYILANSKCLKRATISLRSAFNLEQKQKVMKELDSIPRVSKSSQLLLK